From the Xenorhabdus ishibashii genome, one window contains:
- the rsmI gene encoding 16S rRNA (cytidine(1402)-2'-O)-methyltransferase: MNQTNRAVVTTSTLYVVPTPIGNLGDITQRALEVLKHVDLIAAEDTRHTGLLLQHFAINARMFALHDHNEQQKADQLLTKLEQGASIALVSDAGTPLINDPGYHLVRRCREAGINVVPLPGPCAAITALSAAGLPSDRFCYEGFLPAKSKGRQDTLRELAQEPRTLIFYESTHRLLDSLEDIVKVWGADRYIVLARELTKTWESIQGMPAGELLAWIKEDETRRRGEMVLIVEGYHKPAEDSLPPDALRTLALLQKELPLKKAAALAAEIHGVKKNALYRYSLDQNTTLGQIAEDV; this comes from the coding sequence ATGAATCAAACCAATCGAGCAGTGGTTACGACATCCACGCTGTATGTTGTGCCAACCCCTATTGGAAATCTGGGGGATATTACTCAGCGTGCTCTTGAAGTTCTTAAACATGTCGATCTGATTGCAGCCGAAGATACGCGACACACTGGCTTGTTGCTTCAACATTTTGCCATTAATGCGCGCATGTTCGCACTTCACGATCATAATGAACAGCAAAAAGCAGATCAATTGCTTACGAAACTCGAACAAGGAGCGAGCATCGCATTAGTCTCTGATGCTGGTACGCCGTTGATTAACGATCCGGGTTATCACCTGGTTCGCCGTTGCCGTGAAGCCGGTATCAATGTGGTTCCGCTACCTGGCCCTTGTGCGGCAATTACAGCACTGTCTGCTGCTGGCTTGCCTTCAGATCGTTTTTGTTATGAAGGTTTCTTGCCTGCTAAAAGTAAAGGACGACAGGATACCCTGCGTGAATTAGCGCAAGAGCCGCGAACGCTGATTTTCTACGAATCGACACACCGTCTGTTGGACAGTTTAGAAGATATTGTGAAAGTATGGGGTGCCGATCGCTATATCGTGTTGGCACGAGAATTAACCAAAACATGGGAATCGATTCAAGGAATGCCCGCAGGTGAACTTCTGGCATGGATTAAGGAAGATGAAACTCGTCGCCGTGGAGAAATGGTTCTGATTGTGGAAGGGTATCATAAACCTGCCGAGGATAGCTTGCCACCGGACGCCTTGCGGACATTGGCATTATTGCAAAAAGAGCTGCCGTTGAAAAAGGCGGCGGCATTGGCGGCAGAGATCCACGGTGTGAAGAAAAATGCCTTATATCGTTATTCACTCGATCAAAACACGACCTTGGGACAAATTGCAGAAGACGTGTGA
- a CDS encoding YqjK-like family protein: MNKSGYHQRKLRKQQLLEEIQQQRQLIAAYSRNWLEVAQPYDKCWQTLVAFKPYVAIGSGLALLYGLRHPRQVYRWSRHIINMLGIIKIVRNTLYKN, translated from the coding sequence ATGAATAAATCGGGGTATCACCAGAGAAAATTGCGAAAGCAGCAGTTATTAGAAGAGATCCAGCAACAACGACAATTAATTGCTGCATATAGCCGGAACTGGCTTGAAGTGGCACAACCATACGATAAGTGCTGGCAAACTCTTGTTGCTTTTAAGCCCTATGTCGCCATCGGTTCTGGCCTTGCCCTTCTTTATGGACTCCGCCACCCCAGGCAGGTTTATCGCTGGTCACGTCATATAATCAATATGTTAGGGATCATCAAAATCGTACGAAACACGTTATACAAAAATTAA
- a CDS encoding LysR family transcriptional regulator → MGKERALTLESLRVMDAIDRRGSFAAAADELGRVPSALSYTMQKLEEELDVVLFDRSGHRTKFTNVGRMLLERGRLLLEAADKLTADAEALARGWETHLTIVCEALFPMASLFPLVDKLAAKSNTQLSLMTEVLAGAWERLETGYADIVIAPDLHFRASAEVNSRALYSINNVYVASADHPIHHEPEPLSDATRVKYRGIAVADTARERPVLTVKLLDKQPRLTVSSLENKRQALLAGLGVATMPYPMIEQDIAEGRLRVIGSEYSHETNIIMAWRRDSMGEAKSWCLREIPKLFARQ, encoded by the coding sequence ATGGGCAAAGAGCGTGCGCTTACTTTGGAATCCCTGCGGGTAATGGATGCGATAGACCGACGGGGAAGTTTTGCTGCGGCGGCAGATGAGTTAGGGCGAGTTCCTTCTGCGCTGAGTTATACCATGCAGAAATTGGAAGAGGAATTAGATGTTGTACTGTTTGATCGCTCTGGTCATCGCACGAAATTTACTAATGTTGGACGGATGCTATTGGAGCGAGGGCGGTTATTGCTTGAAGCTGCGGATAAATTGACAGCCGATGCAGAAGCGCTCGCTCGTGGTTGGGAAACACACCTGACTATTGTATGTGAAGCGTTGTTCCCAATGGCATCGCTGTTTCCTCTCGTGGATAAATTGGCGGCGAAGTCGAATACACAACTCTCGTTAATGACGGAAGTATTAGCAGGTGCCTGGGAACGTCTGGAAACAGGATATGCTGATATTGTGATTGCACCCGATCTTCATTTCAGGGCTTCCGCCGAAGTGAATTCACGGGCACTTTATTCTATTAACAATGTCTATGTTGCCAGTGCAGATCACCCTATTCATCATGAACCCGAACCCTTGTCTGATGCCACACGGGTGAAATATCGTGGAATAGCTGTCGCTGATACGGCAAGGGAACGTCCGGTGTTGACGGTTAAGTTATTGGATAAACAACCACGTTTGACGGTGAGTTCACTGGAAAATAAGCGTCAGGCGCTTTTGGCCGGATTGGGAGTGGCGACCATGCCATACCCTATGATTGAACAAGATATTGCCGAAGGTCGTTTGCGGGTGATTGGTTCGGAATACAGCCATGAAACCAACATTATCATGGCATGGCGGCGTGATAGTATGGGAGAAGCGAAGTCTTGGTGTTTACGTGAAATTCCTAAATTGTTTGCAAGGCAATAA
- a CDS encoding penicillin-binding protein activator, which yields MPTQQGQPTSKPQDKISAEINRYQTIIGAAHNQPTLDVIRAYIALASYAPDDAARQKNLDETWQLLTQLSPQQMSELVINANEYTLQGWLDLLNTYQNNKQDLDKLRLAIHDWQIRYPDNPAAHSLPIALQQMLQEASGNHATIGLFLPLSGSAKIFGDAIRQGFLDAQKGLPKPSLPLPANATDPSGAVNAEPSANPENANTAGAGNGGTAATEPETGAITDTASPTTTAVSTINDAPVNDQTIKVYDTNNQPLAELLEQAKQDGVTLVIGPLLKPNVEQLAQIETPLNILALNELDMPQKRPNICYFSLSPEDEARNAAMHIWQQQKRSPLVLIPRTELGNRVVKAFAQEWQKLGGQTVLQQSFGTLDEMRRSMNRGIGIRLSGTPVISTTPATDPVDAVYIVAAANELTLIKPMIDMAISSRKKPALYASSRSNKAGSGADFRLEMDGIQFSDIPLLTGINVPLMQQAAKKFTNDYSLMRLYAMGIDAWSLAHQFTQMQQEMEFHLSGASGELSIMDNCTILRQLPWMKFNNGRITLENANSTEGLDNTGNTNNIDGTAQGESPGSK from the coding sequence ATGCCCACACAGCAAGGGCAACCAACTTCTAAGCCTCAGGATAAGATCAGCGCAGAGATTAACCGCTACCAGACCATTATTGGCGCAGCACACAATCAACCAACGTTGGATGTTATCCGTGCTTATATCGCATTGGCATCCTACGCGCCAGATGACGCTGCCCGCCAGAAAAATCTCGATGAGACCTGGCAATTATTGACACAACTCTCCCCACAACAAATGAGTGAATTGGTGATTAATGCCAATGAATATACGTTGCAGGGCTGGCTTGATTTACTCAATACCTATCAGAACAATAAACAGGATCTCGATAAACTTCGCCTCGCTATTCACGATTGGCAAATCCGTTATCCAGACAACCCTGCGGCACACAGTTTACCTATTGCCCTGCAACAAATGCTACAAGAAGCCAGCGGCAACCATGCCACAATTGGGTTATTTCTGCCTTTGAGCGGTTCGGCCAAAATATTTGGTGATGCCATTCGCCAAGGTTTTCTTGATGCCCAAAAAGGATTACCAAAACCATCATTGCCACTGCCAGCAAATGCCACCGATCCAAGCGGTGCTGTTAACGCTGAACCATCTGCCAATCCTGAAAATGCCAACACGGCAGGCGCAGGGAACGGTGGTACTGCTGCAACTGAACCAGAAACAGGTGCGATCACAGATACAGCATCTCCGACAACGACAGCCGTTTCTACAATTAATGATGCTCCTGTCAATGATCAGACTATAAAAGTCTATGACACCAACAACCAGCCCCTTGCCGAGTTGCTGGAACAGGCTAAACAAGATGGTGTCACTCTGGTGATTGGGCCATTATTGAAACCCAATGTGGAACAATTGGCTCAAATTGAAACTCCGCTGAATATTCTGGCGCTCAATGAACTCGATATGCCACAAAAACGGCCGAATATCTGTTATTTCTCACTCTCTCCTGAAGATGAAGCGAGAAATGCCGCCATGCATATCTGGCAACAACAAAAACGCAGTCCCTTAGTGCTGATACCTCGCACTGAATTAGGTAACCGAGTTGTAAAAGCCTTTGCACAAGAGTGGCAAAAGCTGGGGGGGCAGACGGTATTGCAACAATCTTTTGGTACGCTGGATGAAATGAGGCGATCTATGAATCGCGGCATCGGCATTCGTTTGTCGGGTACGCCGGTTATTTCCACAACTCCAGCCACGGATCCTGTCGATGCCGTTTATATTGTTGCAGCAGCAAACGAATTGACACTTATTAAGCCAATGATCGATATGGCAATCAGCTCCCGTAAAAAGCCAGCACTCTATGCCAGTTCACGTAGTAATAAAGCAGGCTCAGGCGCTGATTTTCGTCTGGAAATGGATGGCATACAGTTTAGCGACATTCCATTGCTGACAGGCATTAATGTACCGTTAATGCAGCAGGCAGCCAAGAAATTCACCAATGATTATTCCCTGATGCGTCTCTATGCAATGGGTATTGATGCATGGTCACTGGCTCATCAATTTACGCAAATGCAGCAAGAAATGGAATTTCATTTGAGTGGTGCTTCGGGGGAACTATCCATAATGGATAATTGTACTATCCTGCGTCAGTTACCTTGGATGAAATTCAATAATGGTCGCATAACCCTTGAAAATGCCAATAGCACGGAAGGTCTCGATAACACAGGAAATACCAATAATATAGATGGAACGGCTCAGGGAGAAAGTCCCGGAAGTAAATAA
- a CDS encoding DedA family protein has product MEIVTDLIYALWHQDYETLANPSLVWVIYILLFTILFLENGILPAAFLPGDSLLILVGVLIAKETMSFPITLVILTIGASLGCWIGYLQGKWLGNTKLVQGWLSHLPAHYHQRAHNLFHRHGLSALLIGRFLAFIRTLLPTLAGLAGLKNGRFQIFNWLSGFMWVLILTTLGYALGKSPLFRRYEEYLMSFLVLLPVCLLLIGLIGSLAVIWRKKRANKPLS; this is encoded by the coding sequence ATGGAAATTGTAACAGACCTTATTTATGCACTCTGGCACCAAGATTACGAAACACTGGCTAATCCATCGTTGGTATGGGTAATCTACATACTACTATTTACCATCCTGTTTCTGGAAAACGGGATACTACCTGCGGCCTTTTTACCAGGCGATAGCCTGCTGATATTAGTCGGTGTTCTAATTGCAAAAGAGACTATGAGTTTTCCTATAACTTTAGTCATTCTCACCATCGGAGCCAGCCTCGGCTGCTGGATCGGATATCTTCAGGGGAAATGGCTTGGCAATACAAAATTGGTTCAGGGCTGGCTGTCACATCTTCCTGCACATTATCATCAACGTGCCCATAACTTATTCCATCGTCATGGCTTATCGGCTCTTCTGATAGGTCGTTTTCTTGCCTTTATCAGGACATTACTGCCAACACTGGCGGGGCTTGCAGGGCTAAAAAATGGACGTTTTCAAATATTCAACTGGCTTAGCGGGTTCATGTGGGTGCTTATTCTAACAACATTAGGTTATGCCCTTGGTAAAAGCCCTCTGTTCCGCCGATATGAAGAATATCTGATGAGTTTTTTGGTTTTGTTACCTGTGTGTCTATTACTCATTGGTTTAATTGGAAGCCTGGCTGTTATTTGGCGCAAAAAGCGCGCTAATAAACCTCTATCATAA
- a CDS encoding DoxX family protein, producing the protein MKKFEDSGLLVSRILISVLFIIAGYGKLGDAYAGTKEFMEAMQVPGILLPLTILLELGGGIAVMLGLLTRTTAVFTFIFCILTALLFHSDFSNGMNMTMFLKNFSIGAGYLLLAMMGPGRFSIDHVMKKNW; encoded by the coding sequence ATGAAAAAATTTGAAGATAGTGGCCTATTAGTTTCCCGTATTTTAATATCCGTTCTTTTCATTATCGCAGGATATGGAAAATTAGGTGATGCCTATGCAGGAACGAAGGAGTTTATGGAAGCTATGCAAGTGCCAGGAATTCTCTTGCCACTGACTATCTTACTTGAACTGGGGGGCGGAATTGCTGTGATGCTCGGCTTATTGACCCGCACTACGGCTGTGTTTACATTTATTTTCTGTATTCTGACCGCGCTTCTGTTCCATAGCGACTTTTCAAATGGCATGAACATGACTATGTTTTTGAAAAATTTCTCCATCGGCGCAGGCTACCTACTACTGGCTATGATGGGACCAGGGAGATTCAGTATCGACCATGTAATGAAGAAAAACTGGTAA
- a CDS encoding pirin family protein has protein sequence MIIMRTANQCGQADYGWLRARYTFSFGHYFDPKFLNYRTLRVLNQEVLAPKAEFQPKSYPHVDVLNIILQGEAQYRDSEGNHFHARQGDCLLFSARQGNRYSEQNTNDILPLTRLQLWLNACPQQEAQPLQHRVLPKNKPLTLLASPTSANNSMHLRQQAWISYLALKPHDSQILPLRGKHAYLQSISGNAIINGNQSKDVRIKCGDGVFIQEEQKVIVQAGTPFQGLLIDLAD, from the coding sequence ATGATAATAATGAGAACAGCAAATCAATGCGGACAAGCCGATTATGGCTGGTTACGGGCTCGCTATACTTTTTCATTTGGTCACTATTTTGACCCAAAATTTTTGAACTACCGGACGCTGCGTGTTCTTAATCAGGAAGTTTTGGCGCCGAAAGCCGAGTTCCAACCCAAATCTTACCCCCATGTTGACGTCCTGAATATTATCCTGCAAGGAGAAGCCCAATATCGGGACAGTGAAGGCAATCACTTCCATGCACGCCAAGGGGACTGTTTGCTATTTTCTGCTCGTCAAGGGAACCGTTACAGTGAGCAAAATACCAACGATATACTCCCATTGACACGGCTACAACTCTGGCTAAATGCCTGTCCTCAGCAAGAAGCACAACCATTACAGCATAGAGTTCTGCCAAAAAATAAGCCGCTGACATTACTGGCCTCTCCTACGTCAGCAAACAATAGCATGCATCTGCGCCAACAAGCGTGGATAAGCTATCTCGCACTTAAACCTCATGACAGCCAAATTCTGCCTTTACGTGGTAAACATGCTTATCTGCAATCCATCAGTGGTAATGCAATAATTAATGGCAACCAAAGCAAGGATGTAAGGATTAAATGTGGGGATGGTGTATTTATTCAGGAAGAGCAGAAAGTGATAGTACAAGCGGGGACGCCATTTCAGGGACTGCTGATTGATTTGGCTGACTAG
- a CDS encoding DUF883 family protein, with the protein MPQKKSSEDLRAELQSLADTLEEVLNSSGDNSKAELEKLRSKAERTLKNARTTLSEAGDKLVGQTKEIAGHADSYVRENPWAGVGIGAAVGVVLGVLLSRR; encoded by the coding sequence ATGCCACAAAAGAAAAGCTCTGAAGATCTACGTGCTGAATTACAATCTCTTGCGGATACGCTAGAAGAAGTCCTCAATAGCTCCGGTGATAATTCAAAAGCAGAACTGGAAAAACTACGCAGCAAGGCAGAAAGAACGCTGAAAAATGCGCGTACTACGCTCAGTGAAGCTGGCGATAAGCTAGTAGGTCAAACGAAAGAAATTGCAGGTCATGCGGATAGTTATGTTCGCGAAAATCCGTGGGCTGGTGTCGGTATAGGTGCAGCAGTTGGCGTTGTATTAGGCGTTCTGCTTTCAAGGCGCTAA
- a CDS encoding phage holin family protein, producing MTQSPHSKGPGKGLFDTVRRVAAIAVHTVETRIQLIAVELEEGTATLVQLLLLVGLTLLFAGFGLMCLLVLIFWATDPAYRITVIAITAGMLLLLAVFSAIWTIKKARKLTFLNATRAQLHVDRKMLEDDSHE from the coding sequence ATGACACAGTCCCCTCACTCCAAAGGCCCAGGAAAAGGGCTCTTTGATACTGTACGGCGAGTAGCGGCAATTGCTGTTCACACAGTTGAAACTCGTATCCAACTCATTGCTGTTGAGTTGGAAGAAGGAACAGCAACACTAGTACAACTGCTACTGCTGGTAGGATTAACATTATTATTCGCGGGCTTTGGCCTGATGTGCCTATTGGTGCTGATATTCTGGGCCACCGATCCAGCCTACCGAATAACGGTAATAGCTATCACTGCTGGAATGTTACTGCTCCTCGCCGTTTTTAGTGCAATATGGACGATAAAAAAGGCTCGAAAACTGACCTTTCTTAACGCGACTCGAGCACAATTGCATGTTGACCGCAAAATGCTGGAGGATGATTCTCATGAATAA